The Pseudanabaena yagii GIHE-NHR1 genome segment GAGTAGTGCTAATCCTTCCGCTTCACCGACTTTTTCTCCCAAAGCGTCACCTTCATTACGCTAAAACAACGTCAATTCGGGTTAAGTTGGCAAATTTTAAAATCCCAAAAGTAAAAGCCTTGCATAGCAAGGCTTTTACTTTTGGGATTTAAGAGAGGGGTTACTACGCAACCCTTCTCTCAAATCCCGAACTCACGTTAAAACAAAAAAGCCTCGCATCGCGAGGCTTTTTTGTTAGGCTTTTTTAGCGATCGCGATATTGCTGTAGTTCTGATTTTAGTTGAGCAATTTCGGCGCGGAGGTTATCAATAGTTTCTTGTAGTTCATCGGCATCGATATCGCTATCTTCGGTGACTACATTACCCTTTTGTTGCTCAGCCTTTTCGAGAACGGTTTCAACAAAGATACGGATTTGTTCGCGTTGCTCAGCATCAAATTTTCCCAAGGCACTAAGGGCATCGGTTACGGTATGTTCAATGCGATCGATTACAGCCTCAGCAGTGGCTCTACCAATAAAGAAAGCGTCTAATGGAGTTTTGCTCATAATTTTAATTATTGGATCTATATGAATCTAAATTATTAGGTATTAGATTTAACTACTAGTTACCACTCGTCAATTGAAATTGGCTTGGAAGCTGTTTGTCTAACTGCTACTTAAAAATATAGCAATAAAGTTAGAGATTAGAAGGTGTGGTAAATACACAACACTTTTTATAGAAGTTTCCATTGTGCTGTAGGTAAAGCAAAGACTCCTATAATTAAGTCTTTCTACTTATAGCGTTTCCTAGTCTAGTGAATCAAGGAAAGTATTTTCCCTCCAAAGGAGGGAAAATACTTTCCTTGATTGAAAAATGCTATGAGACATATTAAAAAGGAGCTTTAATTTTTGGTTCTTTGTAATCTAGCTCCTTCAGTTTCTTGAGAATACGGCTAAAGTATTCCTGCATATAGGACTCAAGGGTAGTCATGTCTTCTTCCGCAAGACCAAAGATTTTGTAGGTCTCCGTCATGTCGGCATCAAGGGGAATACCACTGGCAAGGACTTCAGCATATGCCATGCGCTCGGCAAAACTCCAACCCCATTCAAAGCCTAGGGCAAACTTACGGGCAAATCGCAAAAGTCCGAGGGGCATATTAGCTGTGCGGCGGGTGCGTCCCGACATTCTTTCGCAGAGTTTGATGATTTCGCTGGGTTGCCATGCTTTGGGACCTGCGATCGCAAAGGATTGCCGTTCAGTTTCTTTAACTTCTAGCGCCCGAATCGCAAATTTGGCGATATCTTGAGTATTCATGTAGGCGATCGGTGAAGATTCGCCGCCAATCCAGATGGTTTGATTTTCGAGGATGGGGATCGCATATTCACCAATCAAGTTCTGGAAAAATCCACAGGGCTTGAGAATGGTGTAGTTGAGATCAGTAGATGCAAGAAATTTTTCAGTACAGTTTTTGATATCCATCAATGGGACAGCAGGATATTTCTCAGCATTAAGGATCGAGAAAAATACAAATCGCTGAACATTGGCTCGTTCGGCTGCTTGGATCAAGGAAACCTTACCCTGCCAATCAACATCTTTGATTCTCAGAGAACCAGTTGCCCTAGTTGTCGCGGCATCAATTACCTCAGTGACACCTTCTAGTGCATCATCAATACTTTCAGGGTTCATCAGATTGCCTGCGGCTAAATCAGCACCCCACTCTCTGAGGAAGCCCGCTTTTTTAGGATAACGAACTAGACATTTAACTTTTAGCCCCCGATCCAGTGCATGACGGGTTATTTGACGACCGAGTGTACCTGTCGCACCTACGATCAGTAAGCTCATAAAATTTTTTTATTAAAATAACTTTGTAAACATATATAAATCTAACAGATATTTGGTGACATCTTTTGGTAAGCGAGACTAGGGATCGCGATATCTGGCTGTAGATAGAGTTGAGAGTCACGCGATCTAAATTTTGAGGTAAGGCAGCACAAAGTACCACCTACCCGCAAAATCACTACATGTTTTTTTGGTAGAGTAGCTTCATTAGCCTAGGGTATACATCACATGACCAGTCTGTTTCTGGAACGTCTTCATAGCAGCGATCGCCCCGTCATTGTCTTTGATGGTGCGATGGGAACAAATTTGCAAGTCCAAAACCTTACCGCCAAAGATTTTGGCGGCGCAGAGTATGAGGGTTGCAACGAGTATCTGGTGATGACGAAGCCTGAAGCAGTCGCCAAAGTACATCGTGACTTTTTAGAGGCAGGAGCCGATGTAATCGAGACGGATACCTTTGGCGGTACGTCGATCGTCTTGAATGAATATAATTTGGGGCATTTAGCTTACGAACTCAGCAAAAAGGCGACAGAATTAGCCAAGTCCGTTGCTGCTGAATTTTCCACCCCTGAGAAACCTCGTTTTGTGGCAGGCTCGATCGGTCCAACCACAAAGTTACCGACTCTGCTACATATTGATTTCGATACGATGAAGGAGTCTTTTATCGAGCAGATCGGAGGGCTGTACGATGGCGGCGCAGATCTATTAATTGTGGAGACATGTCAGGATGTCCTGCAAATTAAGGTCGCACTCAATGCGATCGCTGAATTTTTCGACAAAAAAACTGCCGAAGGCAAACCCCGCATTCCCGTCATGGTTTCGGTAACGATGGAAACTACTGGCACAATGCTCGTCGGTTCCGACATTTCCGCCGTTGTGACCATTCTCGAACCCTATCCCATCGACATCTTAGGGTTGAACTGCGCCACAGGTCCCGACTTGATGAAAGAGCATATCCAGTATTTGAGCGCCCATTCTCCCTTCGTGGTGTCCTGCGTACCGAATGCGGGCTTACCTGAAAATGTTGGTGGACAAGCTTTTTATCGCCTTACTCCCGACGATCTCAAAGGACATCTAGCTCACTTTGTCGAAGATTTAGGCGTGCAGATTATCGGTGGTTGTTGCGGCACAAGACCCGCCCACATCAAAGCTCTAGCCGATGCTGCCAAGACTCTCAAGCCCAAAAAGCGCGAACCCCTAGTCGTTCCGTCAGCAGCTTCCATTTATAGCTCCCAGCCCTACATTCAAGATAATTCTTTCCTCATTGTCGGAGAAAGATTAAATGCAAGTGGTTCTAAGAAAACTCGCGATTTGCTCAATGCTGAGGATTGGGATGGACTAGTCGCGATCGCGCGATCGCAAGTAAAAGAAGGCGCACATATCCTCGATGTGAACGTGGACTATGTGGGACGCGATGGCGTGCGCGATATGCATGAACTAGTATCGCGCCTCGTCACTAATGTGACTTTACCTCTGATGCTGGATTCCACCGAATGGGAAAAGATGGAAGCAGGACTGAAAGTTGCGGGTGGTAAATGTATTCTCAACTCGACTAATTACGAAGATGGGGAGGAACGCTTCTGCAAAGTTGTAAGTCTCGCCAAGCAATATGGCGCGGGGATCGTCATCGGTACAATTGATGAAGAAGGCATGGCGCGAACTGCTGACAAAAAATTTGCGATCGCTTCCCGTGCCTACAAACAGGCGACGGAAGAATTAGGGATGCCCGCCAGTGAGATTTTCTTTGATACGCTGGCTTTACCGATTTCGACAGGGATCGAAGAGGATCGTCAGAATGCTGCTGCTACCATCGAATCAATCCGCCGCATCAAGGAAGCGATGCCCGAAACCCATGTATTGCTCGGCGTTTCCAATGTTTCCTTTGGTTTAAATCCTGCTTCTCGGATTGTTCTTAACTCGGTATTCTTGCATGAAGCGATGAAAGTCGGTATGGATTCATCAATTGTTCATGCTAGCAAGATCGTACCGCTAAATCGCATTCCTGAAAGAGAATTAGAAGTAGCAAGGCAATTAATCTTTGATCAGCGTCAATTTGATGGTGATATCTGCACCTACGATCCCCTTGGCGAATTTACGAAGCTATTTGAAGGAGTTTCGGCAAAGCGCGTTAAAGTCGTTGATGATAATCTCACGATTGAGGAGAAACTCAAAAATCATATTATTGACGGCGATCGCATTGGTTTAGATGACGCACTCACTGAGGCGCTAAAAACCTACGAACCACTGACAATCATCAATCAATTCCTCCTTGATGGCATGAAAGTGGTTGGCGAACTCTTTGGCTCAGGACAGATGCAACTTCCCTTTGTGCTGCAATCTGCCGAAACCATGAAATCGGCAGTTGCTTTCCTAGAGAAGTTCATGGAAAAAGCCGAAGGTTCCAATAAAGGCGTATTCCTGATTGCCACCGTGAAAGGTGATGTTCACGATATTGGTAAAAACCTCGTCGATATCATTCTCTCCAACAATGGCTACAAAGTCGTCAATATCGGCATCAAGCAATCGGTAGAGAACATCATTCAAGCCTATGAAGAATGCAAAGCAGATTGCATTGCCATGAGTGGCTTATTGGTCAAATCCACAGCCTTCATGAAGGATAACCTACAGGAATTTAATAACCGTGGCATCACTGTTCCCGTCATTCTCGGCGGCGCAGCACTCACCCCTAAATTTGTCTATAACGACTGTCAGAATGTCTATAACGGCAAGGTCATTTATGGGAAAGATGCTTTCTCTGACCTAAACTTCATGGATAAATATATGCCAGCCAAGGCTGAAGGCAAATGGGAAGATACTAAAGGCTTCTTAGATGAGAATCTTGCCCTTGACGAGGTGCTAGATTCGGCAGAAAGTGCCACCACTGCGGCTGAGGATAAGGCGAAGAAAGAGGCGGCGCTTGCGGAACGCTATTTAGATACTGGTCGTTCTGATGCAGTTGATATCAACATTCCCCGTCCCACACCTCCCTTCTGGGGAACGAAGATCTTGCAAGGTACAGATATTCCTATTGAGGAACTATTCTGGAATCTCGATTTGCAAGCACTTTTTGCAGGTCAATGGCAATTTCGCAAGCCCCAAGGTCAGCCTCGCGAGGAGTATGATCTATTTCTGCAAGAAACCGTTTATCCAATTCTGCATACATGGAAAGAACGGATCATCAATGAGAAGTTACTAGCGCCAACCTCTATCTATGGCTATTTCCCCGTCCTAGCGGAAGGAAATACGGTCTATGTTTACAATCCTCAAGATATCGACAATATCAAGAACGCGAAGCCAATCAATTCCTTTGTATTCCCTCGCCAAAAGTCTCAACGCCGTCTCTGCATTGCCGATTTCTTCTCACCCAAGGATTCGGGAATCATTGATGTCTTGCCCTTGCAAGCGGTCACCGTTGGGCATATTGCCACTGAGTTTGCTCAAGGACTATTCAAGGCGAATCAATATACCGATTACCTCTATTTTCACGGCTTAGCGGTGCAGATGGCGGAAGCAGTGGCGGAATGGACACATACACGCATTCGTCATGAACTCGGTTTTGGTAGCGAAGATCCCGATAATATCCGCGATATTCTCGCCCAGCGCTATCATGGCTCTCGCTATAGTTTTGGCTATCCCGCCTGTCCGAATATGCAGGATCAGTACAAGCTTCTCGATCTGCTCGATGCCAAGCGTGTTGGTTTGGAAATGGATGAGAGCGAACAACTTTATCCTGAACAGTCAACTACTGCATTGATTGTGCATCATCCTGTGGCTAAGTACTTCAGTGCTTAAATCGATTAAAAGTCATAAGTAGGAAGTCTTAATCATTTGTAGAATGCGTTAGTGTAACGTAACGCATCTCTAAATATTTAAAGATGATGGGTTACGCGATCGCTAACCCATCCTACATGTAATTACTTATATTCCTAGTAATCAATTATGTTGAAATCCCTCAAAATCGAAAATTTCCGTTGCTTCCAATCCTTTGAGATGCAACAACTTGGCAGGTTAAATCTCATAGTTGGTACTAACAACAGTGGTAAAACTTCTATCCTAGAAGCCATTCAATTATTAATTGCTTTACCAACAAATCACGCAATATTGAGTGATATTACTGTTGATCGTAGTGAATATATCAATGAAAATAGTGATACTCATCTTGCTATTCGCCATCTTTTCTACAATCACAAAATCGATGAAGGTTTTCAAATTTCGATTACTGGCATAGATAGCTCTGGCAAATCAGAACAAACTCTTCTTAAAGGTCAGAAGAATAGAGATGATGGATCTCCTGAATTGTATGTTTTACATTGGGATGATGTAGAAAATAGAGTCCAAAATACAAGCCTATGTCTGCCAATTTCTCAAGATGGAATCATTGTTATTGATTCACAAAGAAAAGCTAATTGGGAAAAAAGTTTTAGTAGATTACCACCAAAAACTCGCTTTGTAAGTTCATCTTCTTTTTCGTCTGAACAAATGATCGAGCTGTTTGAGCGCATAGTGATTACACCAGAAGAAGATCTTGTAATAGATGCATTAAAAATAATTGAGCATCGTATCAAACGAATTGCAAATGTTAGTTCTGGTAAGTATCGGTATGAAGGAGCGCATAGTGGATTTATCGTTCAACTTACTGACGAACCCCAACGTATACCAATTGGTAGCATGGGCGATGGAATGTGGCGGATTTTAGGACTTGCTTTAGCGATCGTAAATGCAAAAGATGGCGTTTTGTTAGTGGATGAAATTGATACGGGTCTGCACTTTACGGTGATGTCTGATATGTGGAAAATGCTCTGGGAAACTGCAAAGCGCCTTAACGTCCAGATTTTTGCGACTACCCATAGCAATGATTGCTGGCAGAGTTTAGCGGATATTGCTAATGCTGAAAATCCTAGTGAAGATGGTATTACGATTCATCGAGTTGAGAAAGGGAAAACTCACAGTATTGTCTTTACTGAAGATGAAATTGCGATCGCTGCTGAAGAAGGGATTGAGGTACGCTAGGTCATGATTACAAAAACAAGGCTCTTGCTTGTGGAAGGAGATGACGATAAGCGTGTAATCCCTGAATTAATTGAAAAAAATGGCGTGGCATGGACTCAAGACGATCCTCTCATTCCTCATATTCATTCATGCGGAGGATATCCCAAATTATTAAATCAGATTAAACCTCGCTTAAAAGAATCTTCTCTGTCTCAACTTGGAGTAATTATTGATGCAGATGATAACCCTCTTGGTCGTTGGGAAAGCATCAAAAATCGATGTCAAGCAAGTATTCCAAATTTGCCTAATAAATTGCCTGAAGATGGCTTAATTTGCAAAGTCACAAAAGAGCTTAAATTTGGAGTTTGGCTGATGCCTGACAATTTTCAACGAGGGATGTTAGAGACTTTTCTAGCCTATATGATTCCTGCCGACAACGAACCGCTATGGCAATTTGCTCAATTGTCAGTCCAAGAAGCAATAAGCAGGGGCGCGAAACTGACAGAAGTACAATATGACAAAGCTAATATTTACACTTGGCTTGCTTGGCAAGATCCCCCAGGTCGGCAATTACATCAAGCGGTCAAAGAAACGGTTCTTGATCCTCAACATCCTAATGCTCAGAAATTTGTGAAATGGTTTAAGGATTTGTATGGATTGTGAGCGATCGCCTAAATCCTAAAACTACTCCCCGACGACAACATCCTCCCAATAAACACCTCAGCACCGAAAACTAGTTCCTATGAGAAATTTGCAAAACCTTCTATTTGCTGCCCTTGGTGGTGTACTCATGGGGCTTACGCCCGATCCCTTTAGTCAATGGTGGCTAGCATGGATTGCTCTCATTCCTCTCTGGATGCTAGCTCAGAAGCTAAAATTCAAAAGCGCGATCGCAATGGGCGCAGTATGGGGGTTTTGCTATCACGGCATGGCGTTATTTTGGATTACATCAGTGCATCCGATGGAATGGATGGGCGTACCTTGGTGGACTAGCTTTTGGATTGCGACATTAGTTTGGTTACTGATTACAGGATGGGGAGCCGTATTATCAGGACTATGGGCAGGCGGAATGTCTTTACTTACGCACAAACTGAATGTTCCAAGTCGGATTATTATTGCTTGCGCGATTTTTAGTGGATTAGAAATTGTTTGGAGTTGGGGTCCCCTTTATTGGACAGCATTAGGCTATACCCAGAGTCCCCATGATTTACTGTTGCTCCAAATTAGCCGACTCTCTGGACAACAGACGATGACTTCTGCAATTGTGGTAATCAATGGATTATTAGCAGAAACCCTATTACATAAACCTTGGCGCGATCGCCAGCCCCTATGGAACCAACAAAAGCAGTCCATAGTTTTACTAAATTGGGCTAAGCAATGGCGCTATGCGATCGCCGCAATTGTGATGTTATTAGCAATGTCTGGCTATGGCGCATGGGAAATGCAAAGCGATCGCATGATCAGCACCAACTCTCAAGCAATTAAAGCAGGAATCATTCAAGGTAACTTCCCTAATGCGCTGACGGTAAAGCCGAAAGGATGGGAAATCGCTGTTAATAATTACACTAAAGGCTATGAGAAACTAGCTCAGTCGGGCGCAGAAATGATCGTCACCCCTGAAACAGCGATTTCTTTTCTCTATCCCAATTACGATGCCAGACGCGAACCTTTCGATCAAGTAGTCGAAAAATATCGCGTTCCTGTGTGGTTAGGAGGCTTTGGCAAAACGCGCAATCCTAATACTGAAGACCCGAATAACTATACGAATAGCCTCTTTCTGATCGATGGTTCCAATAAAATCCTCGGTCAATATGACAAGGTGCGGCTCGTTCCTGTTGGGGAATATATTCCCTTTAAACCAATTTTAGGAAGTTTAATCAAGCGTCTATCACCATTACGAGGCGAAGTAGAAGCAGGTTCCAGCGAGCAACTAGTCGATACACCTTGGGGACGTTTTATCGTTGGCATTTGTTATGAATCTGCTTATCCCGCCACTTTCCGATTTCAAACTGCCGCAGGTGGTCGCTTAATTCTCTCAGCATCTAATAATGCTCATTTCGCTTCCTATATGTCGGCACAACATCATGCCCAAGATGTGGCAAGAGCGATCGAAAGCGATCGCTGGGCGGTGAGGGCAACTAATACAGGCTATTCAGGCTTTGTCGATCCCAATGGGCGCACAGTTTGGCTATCGGATGTGAATACCTATGAAACCCATTTAGAAACGGTTTATTTGCGCGATACCAAGACTCTATATGTCATGTGGGGTGACTGGTTAACACCTTTGCTTTGCATTACCAGTGTTGCAATCTATGCCAAACATCGTTTTGCCTAAACAAAGAGAGGCGGTGCAATGCGCCGCCTCTCTTTGTTTGCTTCGCCTGCGTAGCAGAATGCTAAACAATCTGGGTTTGTAACTATCCTGAGCTACTTAGCAAGAAATAACAATACACCGATCGCTAAAAAGATGATTGACCAGACTAGTCCCCAAAAAGCGGGATGACTAGATACTTTATTGCCATTAGCAGTAGATAGAAGTTCTAAATCCATCCAAGAGGCAACACCACGACGGAACCAACCTTTAGCAGTAGTTTCCATTCCAATCAAACCCTGTACCCGCTTCATACCAAAAAAGAAATTACCAAAAGGTCCCCAACGAGAAGCATAGAGCAGATACATCATGCCTGATTTGTCCTGTAACTTCAGATCGGAGCCAAACACATAACCTGCATCGCCACGACCGATCAGATTTCCTTCCAATTGCACAGGTTGACCACGCAGAGGACTAGCATAGGCATCGGACATCAGGGTAATTACATCAGTTGCTGGCGCATTCTTGGAACTGGGATACATGACCGATCGCTTAAATATCATCACGACACCTAACAATAGTAATGGAATCGCCACAAATGCTTTTAAGCCACCAATACTCTTAAATAGAACTGCACCGATCGCTAAACCAAGGATAATCGCAATGAATTCTGCACCATAGAGCAGAACATCTTGATAGAAAGTTCCATAGAGCCGTTTTTTGTCGAGGCGTTTACCTTCGGCAACCACACGCCCCATATCAAACTCCATATCTAACCCAAGCTGCTCAGCATAGTTACTGAGAGCACGCACTCGCTTGCCCGTGAGCGGATGGGTCGAGTTTAGCTCCATCCACCAACCCCAAGGATTAAACAAATCCCACAGGAAGAGACGACCAATTTTTTCTGGAGAAGATGAAATTTGATAAGCCGTACCCGTAGAAGCTGCTGCCTTAGAATCATAGATACCAAGGGCGCGAGTACCCTGCATCAAACGACTTGGCTCCGTTGCTTTTTCAGTTTCTTGGACAATGCCATAGGCAATTTTCACCAAAGCGCGTGACAAAGCATTGGGATTGCCCGTTTGCTCGGCGGCGAAATGGTCAGCAAAATATTCTCTAGTGCGCGATAGATAGAGCAGCAAATATGTGCCAACAATATAAAAACCATAGGCAATAAAGGCAGTAATCATAGCGGCATTTTCTGCCCGTTCATCATTAATTTTTTTGCCAACCTCGCGAATGGTGACATAGAGCAAATAAGTAATTTGCACCAAGGTCGAGGCAACGGTCATCACCGCAAAGTCCCAATGCACAATATGTCCTAGCTCATGGGCATAGACAGTGGCAGCTTCGTCATCATCAAGATATTTGAATAAACCTGCACTAACCACTAGACGAGCGCTATTAGGCAAAGCCCCATAGGTAAAAGCAGTCGGATTGTTATCATCAATGATCCCTAAACGTGGCTGGGTAATCTTTTTGAGATTACACACACGTTGAATGGTACGGGCTGATTCAGGACTGAGGCGTTCAATTTCTTCGATCTTGACCCAGCGGGTGTGATAGAGCCAACCTTGAGTCAAGTCCATGATCCAAGGCGATACAAAGAAGATGATCGCATTGACTAAAACAGTGACGATTACCGCAACGCCAAATCCAAGGATCGGATTGGGGCTATTGACGATAAAAATTGTTGCCGTGACTAGGGAAAATACAATCCCCACAAGTAGGGCGATCGTAATACTAGAGGCAAAGGCAAGATTACCTGCAATTTTAGCTGTGACGAGGCTTGCACCAACTTGATCGGCACGCCCCGCCTTATGAGGTAATTCTGAATGGGGAAATTCTGATTCTGGTGTGGACATACAATCCTCTCTTCAGTTTATTGAGTCCTAGTTTGAGTAATTAGTCCCGTGTTGTAATGTTTTTGTTGCTCAATTGCTAAAAAACATCACCATAATTCAACTATAGGTTTCTAGAATTTAAGCTATACAAAACAGTACCCAAATTCTAGTTATGAAATTCAATACATTTATGATATAGCGATCGCCAAAATCAAGATATTTAACCAAGATTAAGCCTCACCAAAGATAACTGTGATGCTTTGCATCACAGTTATCTTTGGTATTAGTCCACCTTAGTTAAGTTGGCAATTTTCCATTTGCCATCCTCAAACTTTAGGTTGCAAATATATCGCCCCCTTGATGGCTGCGACTGCGATCGATCAATTTTGCCATTGACATAAAGGGTGGGACTTTCAAAAATTTCCACAGTTACATTTGCCTGATCATCTTGAATGCCAAACGATCCTGCGCGACTTACCTTAAAGTCACCGTAGCGATAAAAAGCATTATTGCTTTGCAGCCAGTCAATCGAACCTTTGCGTTTTTCGTAGGCTTCACCTGTAGTCAGTTCCGCTAATAGCTGCCGATCAAAGGGTGGAGCAAACATTTGATTTTTAGCCGCTACTAAATTATTCACAAGATCCACCGCTTCCGACTCTGATAAAGACGCGATCGCTGTTTTCGTTGGCTTAGTAGTAGGTGTAGCGGTGGGACTAACCGTAGCAGAGGGAGAAGCCTTAGGAGTAGAGGTAGGACTAGTAGTTTCAGTAGGCGTTGAAGGACTGGCAACAGGTGGAGAATTGGGGCTAGGTGTAACCGTAGGCTTACTAGTTGAGTTATTGGTAACAGGACTCAAGGTACTAGAGCCATTACGAGTTGCCATCACCGCACCGATCGCGATCGCAGTAGCAAAGGCAGCCACCCAAACCGCAATCCATAAGCCCTTATTACTACCTTTATGATCACTAGTTTGATAGGGAGCAGACACCTGTACCGTATGCTGTGGAGGATTTTCGGAGGGAGCAGAATGGAGATTAACGGGAGTAGTGGGTGGTGGTAATGGTGTGGTCGGAGCAGGTAATGGCTGGACTAAAGGCTGAATTGATGGCATTGGCGATTGGGCGATCGCAGGATTATAGGGCTGCGTCGGCGGAACCTTAGGTAAAATCTCAGTCCCCAAATCATTACCACTATTGGTACTCACAATCGTGGACTGAATACCATTGGCAGACTGCACTGATTGATGGGTTGGTAAATGATGGGAACCCAGATTTGCTAGCACTTTACGAATTTCCGCCGCCGATTCATAGCGATCTTTGTAGTGATAACGAGTCATCTTGGTTAATACACCAACTAGCCCTGTTTTATTGGGTACAAGATGCTGCCAGATTAATTCCCCCGTTTGATAGTCCTCTTGCAGTTCACGAGGCTGTAAACCAGTGAGTGCCTGAATACCAATTACACCGATCGCATATAAATCACTACTAGGGCGCGGCTTGCCTTGGGCTTGCTCACTGGGCATATAACCTAGAGTACCGATCGCTACTGTGGCAACAGTTTGTCCCTCCTGCGCCATCTGATTTTGCACCTGTTTAATCGCACCAAAATCGATCAGTACCAATTTACCGTCAGATTTACGGCGAATAATATTGTCTGGCTTCAGATCTCGGTGAATTACCCCTTGAGCATGGGTATATTCCAAAATACTTAATAAATCATCTAATATTTGAATTACTTGGGCTTCACCCATTCGATAGCCGCGTACTAATTCCAATTCTAGCGATCGCCCCTCGACAAATTCTTCTACTAAGTAAAATTCTCCTGACTGCTCAAAATAGGCAAGTAAGCGCGGAATGCGATCGTGATCGCCCAACTTTGCAAGGACTTGCGCCTCACTGGTAAATAAGCGATTGGCTACTTTGAGATATTCGCGATCGTCACTAGCGGGCTTCAGGTGCTTAACTACACAAAGTGGCTCATTGGGTATGCGCGTATCATGGGCTAAATATGTATGCCCAAAGCCCCCCTCACCTAGTTTGCTAGCAATGCGATAGCGCCCATCTAGTAATTGACCAATCATGCTCGCTCACTCCAAATTTTCCAATAAATATAGCAATCCTAAATGGTTTGTGGAAGAGTGCACCAATGGGAGGATCTTCCACATCACAAGGATTTTAGTTCTCGGCTTTAGGAGAGGATTTACGATACTAACCCTCTCCTAAAGCCAGTTGTAAATTATCCCGCACTCGC includes the following:
- a CDS encoding DUF6825 family protein — translated: MSKTPLDAFFIGRATAEAVIDRIEHTVTDALSALGKFDAEQREQIRIFVETVLEKAEQQKGNVVTEDSDIDADELQETIDNLRAEIAQLKSELQQYRDR
- a CDS encoding AAA family ATPase; protein product: MLKSLKIENFRCFQSFEMQQLGRLNLIVGTNNSGKTSILEAIQLLIALPTNHAILSDITVDRSEYINENSDTHLAIRHLFYNHKIDEGFQISITGIDSSGKSEQTLLKGQKNRDDGSPELYVLHWDDVENRVQNTSLCLPISQDGIIVIDSQRKANWEKSFSRLPPKTRFVSSSSFSSEQMIELFERIVITPEEDLVIDALKIIEHRIKRIANVSSGKYRYEGAHSGFIVQLTDEPQRIPIGSMGDGMWRILGLALAIVNAKDGVLLVDEIDTGLHFTVMSDMWKMLWETAKRLNVQIFATTHSNDCWQSLADIANAENPSEDGITIHRVEKGKTHSIVFTEDEIAIAAEEGIEVR
- the metH gene encoding methionine synthase, whose product is MTSLFLERLHSSDRPVIVFDGAMGTNLQVQNLTAKDFGGAEYEGCNEYLVMTKPEAVAKVHRDFLEAGADVIETDTFGGTSIVLNEYNLGHLAYELSKKATELAKSVAAEFSTPEKPRFVAGSIGPTTKLPTLLHIDFDTMKESFIEQIGGLYDGGADLLIVETCQDVLQIKVALNAIAEFFDKKTAEGKPRIPVMVSVTMETTGTMLVGSDISAVVTILEPYPIDILGLNCATGPDLMKEHIQYLSAHSPFVVSCVPNAGLPENVGGQAFYRLTPDDLKGHLAHFVEDLGVQIIGGCCGTRPAHIKALADAAKTLKPKKREPLVVPSAASIYSSQPYIQDNSFLIVGERLNASGSKKTRDLLNAEDWDGLVAIARSQVKEGAHILDVNVDYVGRDGVRDMHELVSRLVTNVTLPLMLDSTEWEKMEAGLKVAGGKCILNSTNYEDGEERFCKVVSLAKQYGAGIVIGTIDEEGMARTADKKFAIASRAYKQATEELGMPASEIFFDTLALPISTGIEEDRQNAAATIESIRRIKEAMPETHVLLGVSNVSFGLNPASRIVLNSVFLHEAMKVGMDSSIVHASKIVPLNRIPERELEVARQLIFDQRQFDGDICTYDPLGEFTKLFEGVSAKRVKVVDDNLTIEEKLKNHIIDGDRIGLDDALTEALKTYEPLTIINQFLLDGMKVVGELFGSGQMQLPFVLQSAETMKSAVAFLEKFMEKAEGSNKGVFLIATVKGDVHDIGKNLVDIILSNNGYKVVNIGIKQSVENIIQAYEECKADCIAMSGLLVKSTAFMKDNLQEFNNRGITVPVILGGAALTPKFVYNDCQNVYNGKVIYGKDAFSDLNFMDKYMPAKAEGKWEDTKGFLDENLALDEVLDSAESATTAAEDKAKKEAALAERYLDTGRSDAVDINIPRPTPPFWGTKILQGTDIPIEELFWNLDLQALFAGQWQFRKPQGQPREEYDLFLQETVYPILHTWKERIINEKLLAPTSIYGYFPVLAEGNTVYVYNPQDIDNIKNAKPINSFVFPRQKSQRRLCIADFFSPKDSGIIDVLPLQAVTVGHIATEFAQGLFKANQYTDYLYFHGLAVQMAEAVAEWTHTRIRHELGFGSEDPDNIRDILAQRYHGSRYSFGYPACPNMQDQYKLLDLLDAKRVGLEMDESEQLYPEQSTTALIVHHPVAKYFSA
- a CDS encoding DUF3226 domain-containing protein; protein product: MITKTRLLLVEGDDDKRVIPELIEKNGVAWTQDDPLIPHIHSCGGYPKLLNQIKPRLKESSLSQLGVIIDADDNPLGRWESIKNRCQASIPNLPNKLPEDGLICKVTKELKFGVWLMPDNFQRGMLETFLAYMIPADNEPLWQFAQLSVQEAISRGAKLTEVQYDKANIYTWLAWQDPPGRQLHQAVKETVLDPQHPNAQKFVKWFKDLYGL
- a CDS encoding NmrA family NAD(P)-binding protein yields the protein MSLLIVGATGTLGRQITRHALDRGLKVKCLVRYPKKAGFLREWGADLAAGNLMNPESIDDALEGVTEVIDAATTRATGSLRIKDVDWQGKVSLIQAAERANVQRFVFFSILNAEKYPAVPLMDIKNCTEKFLASTDLNYTILKPCGFFQNLIGEYAIPILENQTIWIGGESSPIAYMNTQDIAKFAIRALEVKETERQSFAIAGPKAWQPSEIIKLCERMSGRTRRTANMPLGLLRFARKFALGFEWGWSFAERMAYAEVLASGIPLDADMTETYKIFGLAEEDMTTLESYMQEYFSRILKKLKELDYKEPKIKAPF